The window CTCGTCGGGGTACTCCAGTGCGGCCTCCTCGCCGTAGAGCAGGCGCTCCTCGCCGGTGATGGCGTCCTCGTAGGTGGCGATACAGGTGAGCGTCGTACTGACAGACAGGTTGCCGTCGGCGTCCGGGTGGACCACGACCGTCCGCGTGCTCCCGAGTTTGACGCCGACGGGCGCCGGGTCGTCGTCCGTGCTCTCGCCCTGCTCGTCCTGCTTCCCCCCGTCGTCTTCGGATTCACTCGCCATACGCGTCGCCTCTCGTGAGGATAGTAAATAGCTCCCGGCTAGCACCGGGTCCGAACGGCCCCTTATCGCTCCCGGACCTCCCACTCAGCCAGCCGCGCGATGCGTGCGAGACTCCGCATGTGGTCGGCGCGGTCGAGGTCGTCGAACCGGCTGGGGCGGTTCCCGACACCGAGCAGGTACGCTTCCAGGTCGTCGCGGACCTCCGGAGTGAGCCAGCCCATGAAGCGGTAGTACTCCAGCGCGGCGACCGCGCCGTCGAATCCACCCGACGCGACGAGGTCCGCTAGCCAGTCGAGGACGAACGACGTCGTCTCCTCGTCGTTCGGAAGGGCGGAGAGATACGGGAGTTGCACCCCGAGATTCCCACCGGTGCCCGGACCGGACGCCGACTGCTCCCGGAGCGCCCGCAGTTCCTCCACGTCGTACTCCAGCGGGTTGACCCCCATCGGGCGTCGATGTGAACCGCAGGTTCATAATGGGCCGGGCCACTCCGGCCCCGTCCGGTCACAGCGCGCCATGCTACGGCGGGGTCGTGGCTCCACCACGAGGAAGAGCCAGGTGCGGCGAGAACTGTGATTACGACCGAAGCCGGCGCCGTCCCCGACCGTTCAGGTGGTACGGGATGGTAGAACCACACGAATAGCAGAACACCTCATCAAAACGAACGTATTCGAAGCGGACTTCCGATATTTTCGAGCTACACTGGGACTTTCGGAACTCTTATCCCCACTCTCCGGTTCCCTTTACTCGCAATGGCAAACGGTAAGGTTGACTTCTTCAACGACACGGGCGGTTACGGTTTCATCACGACTGAGGACTCTGACGAGGACGTTTTCTTCCACATGGACGACGTCGGCGGCGAGGACCTCACCGAAGGTACCGATCTGGAGTTCGACATCGAACAGGCCCCGAAGGGCCCGCGCGCGACGAACGTCGTCCGCGCCTGAACTGACGGCTACGCACGTCGCCTGACGGCGACACAGCGCACCGAACTTTCTCGGACTGCTACACGGTGAGCAACAGTGCCGCCTCCATCCTGCCGTGGACCCGACCCGTTTTGACATCGGGCGGCCTACCGACGACCGGCCGATGACGAGCGCTCGCACCGAGCCGGCGTAGGCACCCGGCGATGACGACCCCTATGAGTGCCGAGGCCGCTATTTCGACAGTAGCACCGCCTCCGGGAGAATCTTGCCATGAAAGTAGCCGTCGGCCCCGTTCTGGGCCGTGCCCGTCAGACGGCCCGGAACGCCCGGAGTGTGTCGCGGTCGCAGTCCTCGACAGCCACCTGCTCGAATCCGCGCTGGGTGAAGACCGCGTTCCAGTCCCGGTAGTAGAGCGGGACCTCGTCCTGGACGTAGTTGACCTCCGTCTCGGCCGGCGGCTCCTCGTCGTGCCCTTCGTTCTCGACGGTGACGATGAGGTCGTCGGTCACGCGGGCGATGTCGTCGAACACCCACTCGGCGTCGGGATGGATGTGCTGGAGGGTCTCGACGGAGTAGGTCACGTCGAACGCGTCGTCGTCGAACGAGGGGACGACGTCCTCGATGGCGTCGAGGTAGAATCGGCCCGTGGCGGCGAGGTCGGGGTAGTTGTCGGTCATCACCGCCAGCGCCTCGTCGTTCAGCTCGATGCCGGCGAGACGCTCGAACCCCTCGTCGTGGAGGTGCGCGAGGTGACGCCCGGAGCTACAGCCCAGCTCGAGCACCCGGGCGTCGCAGTCCACGAACCGCTCGAGCACGCCCAGCACGGCCTCGCTGCGTTCGTCCGGGCCGTAGTAGGCGTAGTACGCCGGCGAGAACTCGCCGGACCGTTCCGCCCACTGACGCCGGACATCGTGAGAATCCACAGTGAGACAACCGGGAGCAGCGTGATAGACCCGTCGGAATCGTCGGCCCAGCTCGTGGGGTGCGGCCGGAGGCGGGCGCAATCGACCGGATGTCGCTATGAGGAGTTCGCGGCTGGTGCCCCGACGGCCTCCCGGATGCGCTCGACGAGCAGGTCGTGGTCCGGGTCGGTGCCCTTCGGGACGTAGTCCGTGACCCCCTGTTCCATGGCCGCGTCCGCCACCGCCTCGGAGCCCTTGTTGGTGAAGAGGATGAACGAGACCTCCTCGTCGCGTTCGCGGACTGCATCGAGGAACTCCAGGCCGTCGACCGCGGGCATCCGGTAGTCGCTGACGATACAGTCCACCGCCGTATTGGTCAGCTCCCTGAACGCGGTGACGGCACCGGTGGCGGTCGTCACCCTGATATCGTCGTGGTCGCGCTCGATGAGCCCCGCGACGGCGTCGACGAGTTCCGGCGAGTCGTCGACGAGCAGCACGTGGATCTGCCGGGCAGCCGCGTCCGCGTCTCCGTCCGGGCGGTCGGTCGGCGCTATCGGCGAGTCCCCTGTCGGTGGGTCCTCTGTCGGTGGGTCCTCTGTCGGTGGGTCCTCGGATGTGGTCATGGTGGGTCACTCACGGCGGCCCCGCGGCAGGCTATCGGGGCGCCACACTCCGGGCCGGGAGGCCCGCGCTCGCGGGTGCGGCGCTCGGCTCACGACCCGTGTCCGCCCGGGGCGTGCCTGATGGTCCCATGCGTGCTCCGGGCTCTTAACCTGGGCATGTGGCTCATCTGATATATCCTGGCGGCGAACGACCGCCGTCCTGACAGCGGACACCCGGGACGACGGTTCCGTGGCGATTCCCCCGCGTCGCGGGACAGTCCGCGCCCGAGGGTTTTCCTCCGTTCGTCACGCTCGTCCGTCACGGATGTCGCCGACACGCCGGGCCGTGCTCGCGGCCACCGCGTCACTCGTCCCGCTGGGAGGCTGTGCCGGGTCGGCCTCGCCTGGGCCGACGAGCGGTGGAAGCGGTGGGGACGCGCGGATCGGGCTGGCTGGTGACGTGATGCTCGGACGAGGGGTCGACGAGCGCCACGCCAATCGACGGCCGGCGTCGGTCTGGGGGACGACACTGCCCGACCTGCGCCGACTCGACGGCACCCTCGCCAATCTCGAGTGCTGCATCTCCGAGCGCGGTACCCGGTGGCCGGGGAAGGGCTACTACTTCCGGGCTGGCGAGTGGGCCCTCCCGGCGCTCGACGTGGCCGGCATCGAGGCGGTCAGCCTCGCCAACAACCACACGCTCGACTTCGGGCCCTCGGCGCTCCGGGACACGCTCGCCGGGCTCGAACGGACCGGAATCGAATCGGCTGGTGCCGGGAGGGACCGCCGGGCGGCGCTGGAACCCGCTATCGTCGACATCGGCGATGTCTCGGTCGCCGTCCTCGCGCTGACCGACCGGATGCCGACCTTCGCCGCCGGCCCCCGACGGCCGGGCACCGCGAGGATGGGGCTCGGCGAGCGGAGCTGGCGTGCGCGCCGGCTCGTCCGGGACGTGCTCCGACGGCCGGC of the Haloglomus salinum genome contains:
- a CDS encoding cold-shock protein is translated as MANGKVDFFNDTGGYGFITTEDSDEDVFFHMDDVGGEDLTEGTDLEFDIEQAPKGPRATNVVRA
- a CDS encoding class I SAM-dependent methyltransferase is translated as MDSHDVRRQWAERSGEFSPAYYAYYGPDERSEAVLGVLERFVDCDARVLELGCSSGRHLAHLHDEGFERLAGIELNDEALAVMTDNYPDLAATGRFYLDAIEDVVPSFDDDAFDVTYSVETLQHIHPDAEWVFDDIARVTDDLIVTVENEGHDEEPPAETEVNYVQDEVPLYYRDWNAVFTQRGFEQVAVEDCDRDTLRAFRAV
- a CDS encoding CapA family protein; this translates as MSPTRRAVLAATASLVPLGGCAGSASPGPTSGGSGGDARIGLAGDVMLGRGVDERHANRRPASVWGTTLPDLRRLDGTLANLECCISERGTRWPGKGYYFRAGEWALPALDVAGIEAVSLANNHTLDFGPSALRDTLAGLERTGIESAGAGRDRRAALEPAIVDIGDVSVAVLALTDRMPTFAAGPRRPGTARMGLGERSWRARRLVRDVLRRPAVARADLVVASLHWGPNWTVVKHPTRRAFGRWLVDAGVDVVHGHSAHVPHGIEVYEGAPILYDCGDLVDDYLVKESLHNDRSFLFELVVEGGSVIAVRLHPVEISGRTAHRATGEVARWLRERFRTLSTRFDTPVRAVGTGPLRIPVADE
- a CDS encoding response regulator, with product MTTSEDPPTEDPPTEDPPTGDSPIAPTDRPDGDADAAARQIHVLLVDDSPELVDAVAGLIERDHDDIRVTTATGAVTAFRELTNTAVDCIVSDYRMPAVDGLEFLDAVRERDEEVSFILFTNKGSEAVADAAMEQGVTDYVPKGTDPDHDLLVERIREAVGAPAANSS
- a CDS encoding FlaD/FlaE family flagellar protein; its protein translation is MGVNPLEYDVEELRALREQSASGPGTGGNLGVQLPYLSALPNDEETTSFVLDWLADLVASGGFDGAVAALEYYRFMGWLTPEVRDDLEAYLLGVGNRPSRFDDLDRADHMRSLARIARLAEWEVRER